In one window of Opitutus sp. GAS368 DNA:
- a CDS encoding ATPase, T2SS/T4P/T4SS family — translation MATSSNLTGTLRRSLLIKVISKPAPSKEDVNTVIELTSSKVVESLQAQSMTMYLVEAGEIAFKQVYYSPTLWGTDKTKEMQFKETQKKLLTLKLPAGTGNVGKVIQTGEPLFFSGKGADAASLKKMDVGFEVHSMLTVPLKTNIVIGAIQVLNKEPSAGTGGSFTPKDLSVLLEVAEYSSTLIQRMLDPKFQLTPEDTAKFISKFTELPLISKIEDVEIDEKLVEITGDAVIRREAIFPYKKTGANSCSVLMTNPLDYAKREAFSQATEMSIDDVKVIPASLLDALLKKCFGEKAGAAAKAGEAATEVDIDEVKDLISGAYTEGGGGEVKAADLESEDSAPIIQLTNRIIEDAYVSGASDIHIEPMEKDLVVRYRVDGMCAEKMRLPKQVAFAMVARLKIMCNLDISERRLPQDGRIVFKKFTKKNIDIDLRVATGPMNHGEKVVMRILDKAKSTLPLPQLGFSEENLAKYRDCVRQPYGMILHCGPTGSGKSMTLYAALAEINTPDVNIQTAEDPIEYTLPGLNQMQMNKQIGLDFQRALRCYLRMDPDIILVGEIRDKETAQIACEAALTGHLLVSTLHTNDAPSTVSRMGEMGIEPFNISAALVCVCAQRLLRRVCKNCKVKYKPEGREWEILQKALDLKEVPEIFKAAPGGCHICSGNGYKGRVGIHELMVNCEEIVEAINKEVEVADLKRVCMKSGMKTMHQDSMLKVKMGLTTMEDALSNVPADMIAMDGGGEAAEPKAKKGH, via the coding sequence ATGGCTACCTCCAGCAATCTCACCGGCACGCTCCGCCGCTCCCTGCTCATCAAGGTCATCTCCAAGCCGGCCCCGAGCAAGGAGGATGTCAACACCGTCATCGAGTTGACCTCGAGCAAGGTCGTCGAGTCGCTGCAGGCGCAGTCCATGACGATGTATCTCGTCGAAGCGGGCGAGATTGCGTTCAAGCAGGTGTATTACTCGCCCACCCTCTGGGGCACCGACAAGACCAAGGAGATGCAATTCAAGGAAACGCAGAAGAAACTGCTGACCCTGAAGCTGCCCGCCGGCACCGGCAACGTCGGCAAGGTCATCCAGACCGGCGAACCGCTTTTCTTCAGCGGCAAGGGCGCTGACGCCGCCTCGCTCAAGAAGATGGACGTCGGTTTCGAGGTCCACTCCATGCTCACGGTGCCGCTGAAGACGAACATCGTCATCGGCGCCATCCAGGTGCTCAACAAGGAGCCTTCCGCCGGCACCGGCGGCTCGTTCACCCCCAAGGACCTCAGTGTCCTCCTCGAGGTGGCCGAATACTCCTCCACCCTCATCCAGCGCATGCTGGACCCGAAGTTCCAGCTCACGCCCGAGGACACGGCCAAATTCATCTCCAAGTTCACCGAGCTCCCCCTCATCTCCAAGATCGAGGACGTCGAGATCGACGAGAAGCTTGTCGAGATCACCGGTGATGCCGTCATCCGTCGCGAGGCGATCTTCCCCTACAAGAAGACCGGCGCGAACTCCTGCTCGGTGCTGATGACCAACCCGCTGGATTACGCCAAGCGCGAGGCGTTCTCCCAGGCCACCGAGATGTCGATCGACGACGTCAAGGTCATCCCCGCCAGCCTCCTCGACGCCCTGCTCAAGAAGTGTTTCGGCGAGAAGGCCGGCGCCGCCGCCAAGGCCGGCGAGGCCGCCACCGAGGTCGACATCGACGAGGTGAAGGACCTCATCTCCGGCGCCTACACGGAGGGCGGCGGCGGCGAGGTCAAGGCCGCCGATCTCGAGAGCGAGGACTCCGCCCCCATCATCCAGCTCACCAACCGCATCATCGAGGACGCCTACGTCTCCGGTGCATCCGACATTCACATCGAGCCGATGGAAAAGGACCTCGTGGTCCGCTACCGCGTGGACGGCATGTGCGCCGAGAAGATGCGCCTCCCGAAGCAGGTCGCCTTCGCCATGGTCGCCCGCCTGAAGATCATGTGCAACCTGGACATCTCCGAGCGCCGGTTGCCGCAGGACGGCCGCATCGTCTTCAAGAAGTTCACAAAGAAAAACATCGATATCGACTTGCGCGTCGCCACCGGCCCGATGAACCACGGCGAGAAGGTGGTCATGCGTATCCTCGACAAGGCCAAGTCCACCCTGCCCCTGCCCCAGCTCGGTTTCTCGGAGGAGAATCTCGCCAAGTATCGCGACTGCGTGCGGCAGCCCTACGGGATGATCCTGCACTGCGGCCCGACCGGCTCCGGCAAGTCCATGACGCTTTACGCGGCGCTCGCCGAGATCAACACGCCCGACGTCAACATCCAGACCGCCGAGGACCCGATCGAATACACGCTGCCCGGCCTCAATCAGATGCAGATGAACAAGCAGATCGGCCTCGATTTCCAACGGGCGCTCCGCTGCTACCTGCGCATGGATCCCGACATCATCCTCGTGGGCGAAATCCGCGACAAGGAAACCGCCCAGATCGCCTGCGAAGCGGCGCTCACCGGCCACTTGCTCGTCTCCACCCTCCACACCAACGACGCGCCGTCCACGGTGTCCCGCATGGGTGAAATGGGCATCGAGCCCTTCAACATCTCCGCGGCGCTCGTGTGCGTGTGCGCCCAGCGCCTCCTCCGCCGCGTCTGCAAGAACTGCAAGGTGAAATACAAGCCCGAGGGCCGCGAGTGGGAGATCCTCCAGAAGGCCCTCGACCTCAAGGAAGTTCCCGAGATCTTCAAGGCCGCCCCGGGCGGCTGCCACATCTGCAGCGGCAATGGCTACAAGGGCCGCGTCGGCATCCACGAACTCATGGTCAACTGCGAGGAAATCGTCGAGGCCATCAACAAGGAGGTCGAGGTCGCCGACCTGAAGCGCGTCTGCATGAAGTCCGGCATGAAGACCATGCACCAGGACTCCATGCTCAAGGTCAAGATGGGCCTCACCACCATGGAGGACGCCCTCTCGAACGTCCCCGCCGACATGATCGCGATGGACGGCGGCGGCGAGGCCGCCGAGCCCAAGGCCAAGAAAGGCCACTAA
- the smc gene encoding chromosome segregation protein SMC produces MHLKALKLHGFKSFADNTTLSFQPGVTAIVGPNGCGKSNIADAIRWVLGEQSAKALRGGKMQDVIFEGADTRKAAQFSEVALLLTECEQQLGSDFHEIEIMRRVARDGQGEYFFNGQPCRLKDIHKLFMDTGVGRTSYSIMAQGQIDQILSSKPEERRVVFEEAAGITKYKSQRREAMNKLSLTEQNLARVSDVITEVARQIGSLKRQAAKAMRYKRLSFRLRHLALAQSGHQFGLLSTALADLDGRVAALRDAADTRRSSLEERTRSLDGKKAARASLNQRVQDAQQGVFDLRSQKESAENAASLAEVKRTGLTERIDAGKDDLSELEMQRRELATQVDTGAQDKQMQLTMLGSSDAVFQDRNRELAVTEGELTKAEQQLNQDKFHLLQLESAVARHRTESSGLEVDARTSQNKFDQLSTELAELRAAVEAAAAALTQVRGRVEEARAEQSRSNNEAQAAQAALQKATQEFRDAQRKLQEIDRNLAQKTARLKLLQQLQEKWEGFGEGAKAILQGRFTSLFGEQKFTPITQGLEVRADYAKAVEALLGASVEAISVSDLDTAQKILAQLETDKIGSVCLQVSGFRSQVSGLDQLPAGLKPATEAVANLDPSHPAASILSACYLAEDLGAFLEFWKANPAFSFLMVATPKGDLVDRRGLIYGGHHKKPANSIVQREVDLRETGKAVVSEQKTHDEQRAVIDQLNTALAAAEQTLEQKRREVLATSQAAASIHTEEKNAQKAHDDAGNRLARMENELSNLKRDHDEALSRLVKAQAQLAEAEAGVTAQKQKLAATEVTIVEKRADRDQKKEILASARLELAERRQKVEVLDRGLTEMERRGEQLEELITQRQIELETWSEQVAVLAGETTDQKRRAEEIVKTLAVAQANVESVRSELSTIESEISAVENGLTSIRSEAETSQAELGKHEVKVAETRARVQFLTEEVTREFNADIAAQDWKQLLWRADDEPEGIKDLDLDEEDEAASSSVGAPLDGARASASDAPTEKKRRKKKGEPKGEATEADLAALDSTNWDGLKAEVDALRQRIGAMGAVNLVAIEEYSELKQRYEFLKTQSDDLAGAKAQLLKAIDDINQTSLEQFKVTFEQIRKNFAYTFNILFGGGRAEIELVTADDPLESGIEIVAQPPGTKLKGITLLSGGQKTLTAVALLFALYMVKPSPFCLLDELDAPLDESNIHRFINLLKQFVKESQFIIITHNKTTIASADAIYGVTMQERGVSKTLSMRFDQHKGEPEVLPTTIADSVRAAAPSAPVNS; encoded by the coding sequence ATGCATCTTAAGGCGCTAAAACTGCACGGCTTCAAAAGCTTTGCCGACAACACCACTCTCAGTTTCCAGCCGGGCGTCACGGCCATCGTCGGCCCCAACGGCTGCGGCAAGAGCAACATCGCCGATGCCATCCGCTGGGTGTTGGGCGAGCAGAGCGCCAAGGCCCTCCGCGGCGGCAAGATGCAGGATGTCATCTTCGAGGGCGCGGACACGCGCAAGGCCGCCCAGTTCTCCGAGGTCGCGCTGCTGCTGACCGAGTGCGAGCAGCAGCTCGGCAGCGACTTCCACGAGATCGAGATCATGCGCCGCGTGGCCCGCGACGGTCAGGGCGAGTATTTCTTCAACGGCCAGCCCTGCCGCCTGAAGGACATTCACAAGCTTTTCATGGACACCGGCGTCGGCCGGACCAGCTACTCGATCATGGCGCAGGGCCAGATCGACCAGATCCTGTCGTCGAAGCCCGAGGAGCGCCGCGTGGTGTTCGAGGAGGCCGCCGGCATCACGAAATACAAGAGCCAGCGCCGCGAAGCGATGAACAAGCTCTCGCTCACCGAGCAGAACCTGGCCCGCGTGTCCGACGTCATCACCGAAGTCGCCCGCCAGATTGGTTCGTTGAAGCGCCAGGCCGCGAAGGCCATGCGCTACAAGCGCCTCAGTTTCCGCCTGCGTCACCTCGCGCTGGCCCAGAGCGGCCACCAGTTCGGCCTGCTCAGCACGGCGCTCGCCGACCTCGACGGCCGCGTGGCCGCGCTCCGCGACGCCGCCGACACCCGCCGCTCCTCGCTCGAGGAGCGCACCCGGTCGCTCGACGGGAAGAAGGCCGCCCGCGCTTCGCTCAACCAGCGCGTGCAGGATGCCCAGCAGGGCGTGTTCGACCTCCGCTCGCAGAAGGAGTCCGCCGAGAACGCCGCCAGCTTGGCGGAGGTGAAGCGCACCGGCCTCACCGAGCGCATCGACGCCGGCAAGGACGACCTCTCCGAACTGGAAATGCAGCGCCGGGAACTCGCCACGCAGGTGGACACCGGCGCGCAGGACAAGCAGATGCAGCTGACCATGCTCGGCAGCTCCGACGCCGTCTTCCAGGACCGCAACCGCGAGCTGGCCGTCACCGAGGGCGAGCTGACCAAGGCCGAGCAGCAGCTCAACCAGGACAAATTCCACCTGCTGCAGCTCGAGAGCGCCGTGGCCCGCCACCGCACCGAGAGCTCCGGCCTCGAGGTGGACGCCCGCACGAGCCAGAACAAGTTCGACCAGCTTTCCACCGAGCTCGCCGAGCTGCGCGCCGCCGTCGAGGCCGCCGCCGCCGCGCTGACGCAGGTGCGCGGCCGGGTCGAGGAGGCCCGGGCCGAGCAGAGCCGCTCGAACAACGAGGCGCAGGCCGCGCAGGCCGCCCTGCAGAAGGCCACCCAGGAATTCCGCGACGCGCAGCGCAAGCTGCAGGAGATCGACCGCAACCTGGCCCAGAAGACCGCCCGCCTGAAGCTGCTCCAGCAGCTGCAGGAGAAGTGGGAAGGCTTCGGCGAGGGCGCCAAGGCGATCCTCCAGGGCCGTTTCACTTCGCTGTTCGGCGAGCAGAAGTTCACCCCCATCACGCAGGGGCTCGAGGTCCGGGCCGACTACGCCAAGGCGGTCGAGGCGCTCCTCGGCGCCTCGGTCGAAGCCATCTCGGTCTCCGACCTTGACACGGCCCAGAAGATTCTCGCCCAGCTCGAAACCGACAAGATCGGCAGCGTCTGTCTCCAAGTCTCAGGTTTCAGGTCTCAGGTTTCAGGTCTCGATCAGCTTCCGGCCGGTCTCAAGCCGGCCACGGAAGCGGTGGCCAACCTGGACCCGTCGCACCCCGCCGCCTCGATCCTCTCCGCCTGCTATCTGGCGGAGGATCTGGGCGCCTTCCTGGAGTTCTGGAAGGCCAATCCCGCGTTCAGCTTCCTCATGGTGGCGACGCCGAAGGGCGACCTCGTGGACCGGCGCGGTCTGATTTACGGCGGCCACCACAAGAAGCCGGCCAACAGCATCGTCCAGCGCGAGGTCGACCTCCGGGAGACGGGCAAGGCGGTCGTTTCCGAGCAGAAGACGCACGATGAGCAGCGGGCCGTCATCGACCAGCTCAACACCGCGCTGGCCGCCGCCGAGCAGACATTGGAGCAGAAGCGACGGGAAGTGCTCGCCACCTCCCAGGCCGCCGCGTCCATCCATACCGAGGAAAAGAACGCCCAGAAGGCGCACGACGACGCCGGCAACCGGCTCGCCCGGATGGAGAACGAGCTCAGCAATCTCAAACGCGATCATGACGAGGCCCTGTCCCGCCTGGTGAAGGCACAGGCCCAGCTGGCCGAGGCCGAGGCCGGCGTCACCGCCCAGAAGCAGAAGCTGGCCGCCACCGAGGTGACCATCGTCGAGAAACGCGCCGACCGGGACCAGAAGAAGGAAATCCTGGCCTCGGCCCGCCTCGAGCTCGCGGAGCGCCGCCAGAAGGTCGAGGTGCTCGACCGCGGCCTGACCGAGATGGAGCGTCGGGGCGAACAGCTCGAGGAACTCATCACCCAGCGGCAGATCGAGCTCGAGACCTGGTCCGAGCAGGTGGCGGTGCTGGCGGGCGAAACCACGGACCAGAAGCGCCGGGCCGAGGAAATCGTCAAGACCCTCGCCGTTGCCCAGGCCAACGTCGAGTCGGTCCGCAGCGAGCTGTCGACCATTGAGAGCGAAATTTCCGCCGTGGAGAACGGCCTGACCTCCATCCGCAGCGAGGCCGAGACCTCGCAGGCCGAGCTGGGAAAGCACGAGGTGAAGGTCGCCGAGACCCGCGCCCGGGTGCAGTTCCTGACCGAGGAAGTGACGCGCGAGTTCAATGCCGACATCGCCGCGCAGGACTGGAAGCAGCTGCTCTGGCGCGCCGACGACGAGCCCGAGGGGATCAAGGACCTGGATTTGGATGAGGAAGATGAAGCGGCATCTTCCAGTGTAGGGGCGCCGTTGGACGGCGCCCGGGCGTCGGCAAGCGACGCCCCTACAGAGAAGAAGCGCCGGAAGAAGAAAGGGGAGCCCAAGGGCGAAGCGACCGAGGCCGACCTGGCCGCGCTCGACTCGACCAATTGGGACGGACTCAAGGCCGAGGTGGACGCGCTCCGCCAGCGCATCGGCGCGATGGGCGCGGTGAACCTCGTGGCCATCGAGGAATATTCCGAGCTGAAGCAGCGCTACGAGTTCCTCAAGACGCAGAGCGACGACCTCGCCGGCGCGAAGGCGCAGCTGCTCAAGGCCATCGACGACATCAACCAGACCTCGCTCGAGCAGTTCAAGGTGACCTTCGAGCAGATCCGCAAGAATTTCGCCTACACGTTCAACATCCTGTTTGGCGGCGGGCGGGCCGAGATCGAGCTGGTGACGGCCGACGATCCGCTCGAGAGCGGCATCGAGATCGTCGCGCAGCCCCCGGGCACCAAGCTCAAGGGCATCACGCTCCTCTCCGGCGGCCAGAAGACGCTCACCGCGGTGGCGCTGCTCTTCGCGCTCTACATGGTGAAGCCGTCGCCCTTCTGCTTGCTCGACGAGCTCGACGCGCCGCTCGACGAGTCGAACATCCACCGTTTCATCAACCTGCTGAAGCAGTTCGTGAAGGAGTCGCAATTCATCATCATCACGCACAACAAGACGACGATCGCCTCGGCGGACGCCATCTACGGGGTGACGATGCAGGAGCGCGGCGTGTCGAAGACGCTCTCGATGAGATTCGACCAGCACAAGGGCGAGCCCGAGGTGCTGCCGACGACCATCGCCGACTCGGTGCGGGCGGCGGCGCCGAGCGCGCCGGTGAATTCGTAA
- a CDS encoding DHA2 family efflux MFS transporter permease subunit → MASAQPTPSLDQTKRFMPWLVAVALFMENLDATIVNTAVPTMAASLEVTPLSLKGVLTSYTLCLAVFIPISGWMADRFGTKRVFTWAVCLFTLGSLACGLALNSPMLVAARVIQGIGGAMMTPVGRLALVRTFPKSEMLNAMNFVVIPALIGPLLGPFMGGVIVHLLPWRSIFFVNLPIGLLGLWLIKRHMPDYRDEAVAPLDRWGFLLFGSGIALLSYVLEIFGEHRLTVGPILGLLAVSLALLGAYYRHGTRVPNPVMRLSLFQIRTFNVAVLGGIITRLGVGGMPFLLPLLYQIGLGHPPWQAGLLTMPQAAAAIAMKVMSKGILARFGHRRVLTVNTVGFGLTMAAFSLVGPDTPIWTILLLSFTQGLFSALQFTGMNTLVYADISDRDASMANSIASTAQMMALSFGVAFASLVTAWFVGDIPQSDRLHFMSALHHAFIALGSATIIASLMFWRLRADDGNNVSNRQAEPTSPETAEAA, encoded by the coding sequence ATGGCCAGCGCCCAACCCACCCCCTCCCTCGACCAGACCAAGCGGTTCATGCCGTGGTTGGTGGCCGTGGCGCTGTTCATGGAGAACCTGGACGCCACCATCGTGAACACGGCCGTCCCGACCATGGCGGCCAGCCTCGAGGTGACCCCGCTGAGCCTCAAGGGCGTGCTGACCAGCTACACCCTCTGCCTGGCGGTGTTCATCCCGATCAGCGGTTGGATGGCCGACCGCTTCGGCACCAAGCGGGTGTTCACGTGGGCGGTCTGCCTGTTCACCCTCGGGTCGCTGGCCTGCGGTTTGGCGCTCAACAGCCCCATGCTGGTCGCCGCCCGCGTCATCCAGGGAATCGGTGGGGCGATGATGACCCCCGTCGGCCGGCTGGCGCTGGTGCGCACCTTCCCGAAGTCCGAGATGCTGAATGCGATGAACTTCGTCGTCATCCCCGCCCTCATCGGCCCCCTGCTCGGGCCGTTCATGGGCGGCGTCATCGTTCACCTGCTGCCGTGGCGTTCCATTTTCTTCGTCAACCTGCCCATCGGTCTGCTCGGCCTGTGGCTCATCAAGCGCCACATGCCGGACTACCGCGACGAGGCCGTGGCGCCGCTCGACCGGTGGGGCTTCCTGCTCTTCGGCAGCGGCATCGCCCTGCTGTCCTACGTGCTGGAGATCTTCGGCGAACACCGCCTGACAGTCGGCCCCATCCTCGGCCTGCTCGCCGTGTCCTTGGCCCTGCTTGGCGCGTATTACCGTCATGGCACCCGCGTGCCCAACCCGGTGATGCGGCTCAGCCTGTTCCAGATCCGCACCTTCAACGTCGCCGTGCTAGGCGGCATCATCACACGGCTGGGCGTCGGCGGCATGCCGTTTTTGCTGCCCCTGCTCTACCAGATCGGCCTCGGCCACCCGCCGTGGCAGGCGGGCCTCCTGACCATGCCCCAGGCCGCCGCCGCCATCGCCATGAAGGTGATGAGCAAGGGCATCCTCGCCCGCTTCGGCCACCGCCGCGTGTTAACCGTCAACACCGTGGGCTTTGGCCTGACCATGGCGGCGTTCTCGCTCGTCGGCCCCGACACGCCCATCTGGACCATCCTGCTGCTGAGTTTCACGCAAGGGCTGTTCTCGGCCCTGCAGTTCACCGGTATGAACACGCTGGTCTACGCCGACATCAGCGACCGCGACGCCAGCATGGCCAACAGCATCGCCAGCACGGCCCAGATGATGGCACTCAGCTTCGGCGTGGCCTTTGCCTCGCTGGTCACGGCCTGGTTCGTGGGCGACATTCCCCAGTCGGACCGCCTCCACTTCATGAGCGCGCTGCACCACGCCTTCATCGCCCTCGGCAGTGCGACGATCATCGCCTCGCTGATGTTCTGGCGGCTGCGCGCCGACGACGGCAACAACGTCAGCAACCGCCAGGCCGAACCCACGTCGCCCGAAACGGCCGAGGCGGCTTAG
- a CDS encoding GNAT family acetyltransferase — MRIRPFTPFDEVAVIALWRACGLVRPQNDPKKDIARKLRVNPEWFFVAEQNGRIVGAVMAGYEGHRGWINYLAVDPAQRRSGLGRALMTEAERVLRAAGCPKINLQVRPGNKDVIAFYEAIGFSVEGAISLGKRLERD, encoded by the coding sequence ATGCGTATCCGTCCTTTTACTCCTTTTGACGAGGTGGCGGTCATCGCGCTGTGGCGTGCGTGCGGCCTGGTGCGGCCCCAGAACGACCCGAAGAAGGACATCGCCCGGAAGCTGCGCGTGAATCCGGAATGGTTTTTCGTGGCAGAGCAGAATGGGCGGATCGTCGGCGCGGTGATGGCCGGCTACGAAGGGCATCGTGGCTGGATCAATTACCTCGCGGTCGATCCCGCGCAGCGCCGCAGTGGGCTGGGGCGGGCGTTGATGACCGAGGCGGAGCGGGTGCTCCGTGCCGCGGGCTGCCCCAAGATCAACCTGCAGGTGCGGCCCGGGAACAAGGACGTCATCGCCTTCTACGAGGCCATCGGCTTCAGCGTCGAGGGCGCCATCAGCCTGGGCAAGCGGCTGGAACGCGACTAA
- a CDS encoding FAD-binding oxidoreductase produces the protein MSAKSHALATRQLRKRLGARVDTSKEGCWAASFDSSKISFLPEAVITPRAEKDIGPVLELANKHRVPVTVRGRGTTLMGSAAPVRGGWVIDMMKLKAVRIDADAGMAHVGAGATNAAVQRAAAAKGWFYPPDPSSKEYCTIGGNIACNAGGMHGGKYGVTRDFVISLRGFLPTGEFVEWGTATKKFAAGFNLRDLWIGSEGMLGVVTGAVLKLVPMPAARWTLLTAFADEVAAFKAAKALFRARVQPAICEFLDRESVLCAERATDKMVFPRQPFDWIQDRVVRPVILLELAGSLAEVDDLKLEVLAWAQSHTWAYKEAHSRAEVEELWEVRRKCSGAMFELGDSKLNEDIVVPMRNYEKFARFITQLKRQSKLPIPTFGHLADGNLHVNIMYHRDNPAETKAAEAAVQKLMEMVVSLGGAISGEHGIGLAKTPFLRLQHSPAQVRAMQAVKQALDPRGILNPGKMFSVVRIWKYPKLKLHLPWDHK, from the coding sequence ATGTCCGCCAAGTCACATGCCCTTGCCACCCGGCAGTTGAGGAAGCGCCTGGGCGCTCGCGTCGACACCTCGAAAGAGGGCTGTTGGGCTGCGTCATTCGACAGCAGCAAAATCTCGTTCCTGCCGGAAGCGGTCATCACGCCCCGGGCGGAAAAGGACATCGGGCCGGTGCTGGAGCTGGCCAACAAACACCGCGTGCCGGTCACGGTGCGCGGGCGCGGCACGACCCTGATGGGCTCGGCGGCGCCGGTGCGCGGCGGCTGGGTGATCGACATGATGAAGCTGAAGGCCGTGCGGATCGACGCTGATGCCGGCATGGCGCACGTCGGTGCCGGGGCGACCAACGCGGCCGTCCAGCGCGCCGCGGCGGCGAAGGGTTGGTTCTATCCGCCCGATCCGTCGTCGAAGGAGTATTGCACCATCGGCGGCAACATCGCCTGCAACGCCGGCGGCATGCACGGCGGCAAATATGGCGTGACGCGCGACTTTGTCATCTCCCTGCGCGGCTTCCTGCCGACAGGCGAGTTTGTGGAGTGGGGGACCGCCACCAAGAAATTTGCCGCGGGCTTCAACCTGCGTGACCTCTGGATCGGCAGCGAGGGCATGCTCGGCGTCGTCACCGGCGCCGTGCTCAAGCTTGTGCCCATGCCTGCGGCGCGGTGGACGCTGCTGACGGCTTTCGCGGACGAGGTGGCGGCCTTCAAGGCGGCCAAGGCGCTTTTCCGCGCGCGGGTGCAGCCGGCGATCTGCGAGTTTTTGGATCGCGAGAGCGTGCTTTGCGCCGAGCGGGCCACGGACAAGATGGTGTTTCCCAGGCAGCCCTTCGATTGGATTCAGGACAGGGTTGTCCGGCCGGTGATCCTGCTTGAGCTGGCGGGTTCCCTGGCGGAGGTGGACGATCTGAAGTTGGAAGTGCTGGCGTGGGCCCAATCGCATACCTGGGCCTACAAGGAGGCGCACAGTCGCGCCGAGGTCGAGGAACTGTGGGAAGTCCGGCGCAAGTGCTCCGGCGCCATGTTCGAGCTCGGCGACTCGAAGCTGAACGAGGACATCGTCGTCCCGATGCGCAACTACGAGAAGTTCGCGCGGTTCATCACGCAGCTGAAGCGGCAGTCCAAGCTGCCCATCCCGACCTTCGGACACCTCGCCGACGGCAACCTGCACGTGAACATCATGTATCATCGCGACAACCCGGCCGAGACCAAGGCGGCCGAGGCCGCGGTGCAGAAGCTCATGGAGATGGTCGTGTCACTCGGCGGCGCCATCTCCGGCGAGCACGGCATCGGCCTGGCGAAGACGCCCTTCCTGCGCTTGCAGCACAGCCCGGCGCAGGTCCGCGCCATGCAGGCCGTCAAGCAGGCGCTCGATCCCCGCGGCATTCTGAATCCGGGGAAGATGTTCTCGGTAGTCCGCATCTGGAAATACCCGAAGCTGAAGCTGCATCTGCCGTGGGATCATAAGTGA